The following are encoded together in the Anoplopoma fimbria isolate UVic2021 breed Golden Eagle Sablefish chromosome 9, Afim_UVic_2022, whole genome shotgun sequence genome:
- the uchl1 gene encoding ubiquitin carboxyl-terminal hydrolase isozyme L1 encodes MEWTPMEINPEMLNKMMSKLGVGESWRFVDVLGLEGDQLSAVPKPCCALMLLFPLTQQHESFRLKQADQVEGGSEVYFLKQTAVNSCGTVALLHAVANNDSKMTFGNGSALKKFLDETAKMSADDRAKHLEKNQAIWEAHNEVAVQGQCRPEADKVNFHFIAFVNANGQLYEFDGRMNGPVKHGATKDESFITDASKVCRGFMEREQGEVRFSAVALCHS; translated from the exons ATGGAGTGGACACCAATGGAGATTAACCCCGAG ATGCTGAACAAG ATGATGAGCAAGCTCGGCGTGGGTGAAAGCTGGCGTTTCGTTGACGTGCTGGGACTGGAGGGGGATCAGCTCTCTGCCGTCCCTAAACCATGCTGTGCCTTGATGCTGCTCTTCCCACTGACCCAACAG catGAGTCTTTCAGGCTGAAGCAGGCAGACCAGGTTGAAGGAGGCTCTGAGGTTTATTTCCTGAAGCAGACAGCTGTCAATTCCTGTGGCACTGTCGCCCTGCTGCATGCTGTGGCCAACAACGACAGCAAAATGACATTTG gTAATGGCTCTGCCCTGAAGAAGTTTCTAGATGAGACTGCAAAAATGTCTGCTGATGACCGTGCCAAACATCTGGAGAAGAACCAG gCAATCTGGGAGGCTCACAATGAGGTTGCAGTGCAGGGCCAGTGTAGG CCGGAGGCCGATAAAGTAAACTTccactttattgcctttgtcAATGCAAATGGACAACTTTATGAATTTG ATGGGAGAATGAATGGACCAGTGAAGCACGGAGCTACCAAAGATGAGTCATTCATAACG GATGCATCCAAAGTGTGCCGTGGATTCATGGAGAGAGAGCAAGGCGAGGTCCGTTTCTCCGCCGTGGCTCTTTGTCACAGTTAG
- the anxa5b gene encoding annexin A5b isoform X2, translating into MAGRGTVKASGNFNASADAEVLYKAMKGLGTDEEAILQLLVARSNAQRQQIKAAYKTLFGKDLVDDLKGELGGKFETLIVGLMTAPLAYDVMSLRNAIKGAGTDEKVLVEILASRTPQQVKEISAAYRKEYDDDLEEDVSGDTSGHFKRLLVILLQANRQRGIQEGNVETDAQVLFKAGEQKFGTDEQTFVTILGNRSAEHLRRVFDAYMKLAGYEMEESIKRETSGGLRDLLLAVVKCARSVPVYFAETLYYAMKGAGTDDDTLIRAMVTRSEVDLMDVRTEFRRLFACSLFSMIKGDTGGDYRKALLLLCGGDDA; encoded by the exons ATG GCCGGCAGAGGAACCGTGAAAGCCAGTGGAAACTTCAACGCCAGTGCAGATGCTGAGGTCCTGTACAAGGCCATGAAGGGGCTGG GGACCGATGAGGAGGCCATCTTGCAGCTGTTGGTGGCTCGCAGCAACGCCCAGAGGCAGCAGATCAAGGCCGCCTACAAAACTCTGTTTGGAAAG GATCTGGTAGATGACCTGAAGGGAGAGCTTGGTGGCAAGTTTGAGACCCTCATCGTGGGTCTGATGACGGCCCCCCTCGCTTATGATGTGATGTCGCTCCGCAACGCCATCAAG GGTGCAGGAACCGATGAGAAGGTCCTCGTGGAGATCCTCGCCTCCAGAACACCTCAGCAGGTGAAGGAAATCTCCGCTGCTTATAGAAAAG AGTACGATGACGACCTGGAGGAAGATGTATCTGGAGACACTTCAGGTCACTTCAAGAGACTTCTGGTTATTCTGCTGCAG GCGAACAGGCAGAGGGGGATCCAGGAGGGAAACGTTGAGACTGATGCTCAG GTCCTCTTCAAAGCAGGAGAGCAGAAGTTCGGCACCGATGAACAAACGTTTGTCACCATCCTGGGAAACCGGAGCGCAGAACATCTCAGGAGAG TATTTGATGCTTACATGAAGTTGGCTGGATACGAGATGGAGGAGAGCATCAAGAGGGAAACCTCCGGAGGCCTGAGAGACCTGCTTCTGGCCGTCG tgaagtgtGCCAGGAGCGTTCCAGTGTATTTTGCTGAGACTCTGTACTATGCAATGAAG gGAGCAGGAACTGATGATGACACCCTGATCAGAGCGATGGTGACTCGCAGTGAGGTGGACTTGATGGACGTCAGAACTGAGTTCAGGAGGTTGTTCGCCTGCTCTCTGTTTTCCATGatcaag ggagATACCGGTGGCGACTACAGAAAGGCCTTACTGTTGCTCTGTGGGGGAGATGATGCGTAA
- the anxa5b gene encoding annexin A5b isoform X1, translated as MLQAGRGTVKASGNFNASADAEVLYKAMKGLGTDEEAILQLLVARSNAQRQQIKAAYKTLFGKDLVDDLKGELGGKFETLIVGLMTAPLAYDVMSLRNAIKGAGTDEKVLVEILASRTPQQVKEISAAYRKEYDDDLEEDVSGDTSGHFKRLLVILLQANRQRGIQEGNVETDAQVLFKAGEQKFGTDEQTFVTILGNRSAEHLRRVFDAYMKLAGYEMEESIKRETSGGLRDLLLAVVKCARSVPVYFAETLYYAMKGAGTDDDTLIRAMVTRSEVDLMDVRTEFRRLFACSLFSMIKGDTGGDYRKALLLLCGGDDA; from the exons ATGTTGCAGGCCGGCAGAGGAACCGTGAAAGCCAGTGGAAACTTCAACGCCAGTGCAGATGCTGAGGTCCTGTACAAGGCCATGAAGGGGCTGG GGACCGATGAGGAGGCCATCTTGCAGCTGTTGGTGGCTCGCAGCAACGCCCAGAGGCAGCAGATCAAGGCCGCCTACAAAACTCTGTTTGGAAAG GATCTGGTAGATGACCTGAAGGGAGAGCTTGGTGGCAAGTTTGAGACCCTCATCGTGGGTCTGATGACGGCCCCCCTCGCTTATGATGTGATGTCGCTCCGCAACGCCATCAAG GGTGCAGGAACCGATGAGAAGGTCCTCGTGGAGATCCTCGCCTCCAGAACACCTCAGCAGGTGAAGGAAATCTCCGCTGCTTATAGAAAAG AGTACGATGACGACCTGGAGGAAGATGTATCTGGAGACACTTCAGGTCACTTCAAGAGACTTCTGGTTATTCTGCTGCAG GCGAACAGGCAGAGGGGGATCCAGGAGGGAAACGTTGAGACTGATGCTCAG GTCCTCTTCAAAGCAGGAGAGCAGAAGTTCGGCACCGATGAACAAACGTTTGTCACCATCCTGGGAAACCGGAGCGCAGAACATCTCAGGAGAG TATTTGATGCTTACATGAAGTTGGCTGGATACGAGATGGAGGAGAGCATCAAGAGGGAAACCTCCGGAGGCCTGAGAGACCTGCTTCTGGCCGTCG tgaagtgtGCCAGGAGCGTTCCAGTGTATTTTGCTGAGACTCTGTACTATGCAATGAAG gGAGCAGGAACTGATGATGACACCCTGATCAGAGCGATGGTGACTCGCAGTGAGGTGGACTTGATGGACGTCAGAACTGAGTTCAGGAGGTTGTTCGCCTGCTCTCTGTTTTCCATGatcaag ggagATACCGGTGGCGACTACAGAAAGGCCTTACTGTTGCTCTGTGGGGGAGATGATGCGTAA
- the LOC129096373 gene encoding fibroblast growth factor-binding protein 1-like encodes MFLLSTVAPWLLLLLFLGQQVSLSCGARSKNRGADKAVTSGPVRGQRSGNKLAVSNGKFSIRDTMQCTWGSREVRSTVRLSVKCEDRETRVQCVYNGKPQRCPGYQNNNKGYWKQVARALKRLQGNTCKDERVQVRAAMCKREPRTAHFKLDVSSSVGSAQSGEPEATKPPPPRSVSIAAPPAGPTACTVRADHRKTAEENCSGSWASVCNFFLSMLQSEDC; translated from the exons ATGTTTCTGCTGAGCACCGTCGCtccctggctgctgctgctgctcttcctcgGGCAGCAGGTCTCTCTGTCCTGCGGTGCGCGCAGTAAGAACCGAGGAGCGGACAAAGCGGTGACCTCCGGCCCCGTCAGAGGCCAGAGGAGCGGGAACAAGCTCGCAGTCAGCAACGGGAAGTTCTCCATCAGGGACACGATGCAGTGCACGTGGGGGTCGAGAGAGGTCCGGAGCACCGTCAGGCTGTCCGTGAAGTGCGAGGACCGGGAGACGCGCGTCCAGTGCGTCTACAACGGCAAACCGCAGAGGTGCCCGGGCTACCAGAACAACAACAAGGGCTACTGGAAACAGGTGGCCCGCGCGCTCAAAAGGCTGCAGGGCAATACGTGCAAGGACGAGCGCGTGCAGGTGAGGGCTGCCATGTGTAAGCGCGAGCCTCGGACCGCGCACTTCAAGCTTGACGTCTCCAGCTCCGTCGGGTCGGCTCAGTCCGGAGAACCGGAG GCCACCAAGCCGCCGCCGCCTCGCTCCGTCTCCATCGCCGCGCCTCCGGCCGGACCGACCGCCTGCACGGTGCGCGCGGACCACCGGAAAACGGCGGAGGAGAACTGCAGCGGCTCGTGGGCGAGTGTGTGCAACTTCTTTCTGTCCATGCTGCAGAGTGAGGACTGTTAG
- the fgfbp2b gene encoding LOW QUALITY PROTEIN: fibroblast growth factor-binding protein 2b (The sequence of the model RefSeq protein was modified relative to this genomic sequence to represent the inferred CDS: inserted 1 base in 1 codon) translates to MRSRMRLALLFLAAAVCVASAQTNNSSNDNRQQQQQRSFWDEPIRFSTKTKDSCTMVVSGAGDYTRLRVSCKGPSQGQTPGRSYYCDFQGKPNLCRAYNLNPXHYFTQVMWDMRKLSHACQGPKVYRPAMCKKYPEEAQITFLASWPKTTVTKPSKPVQEPRKPAVPAQNKPVATPKPVKPQQQPVKPQQQPAKPQPGKGPQTKKTTPKPGKTTTRPTEQPDSKSSRIANEYCWKSFHGVCSYFISWFQN, encoded by the exons ATGAGATCCAGGATGAGATTGGCACTGCTGTTTCTGGCAGCGGCTGTTTGTGTGGCCAGCGCTCagaccaacaacagcagcaacgacaacaggcagcagcagcaacagcgcAGCTTCTGGGATGAGCCCATCAGGTTCAGCACCAAGACCAAGGACTCCTGCACCATGGTGGTGTCCGGAGCCGGGGACTATACTCGCCTGCGTGTCTCCTGCAAAGGTCCGAGCCAGGGCCAGACCCCCGGACGCTCCTACTACTGCGACTTCCAGGGCAAACCCAACTTGTGCCGTGCCTACAACCTGAACC GCCACTACTTCACCCAGGTGATGTGGGACATGAGGAAGCTGAGCCACGCCTGCCAGGGACCCAAAGTCTACCGCCCAGCCATGTGCAAGAAGTACCCAGAGGAGGCCCAGATTACCTTCCTGGCCTCCTGGCCCAAGACCACCGTCACAAAGCCCTCCAAGCCTGTTCAGGAGCCACGTAAACCAGCGGTGCCAGCCCAGAACAAGCCCGTCGCTACGCCCAAACCTGTCAAgccccagcagcagcctgtcaagccccagcagcagcctgcCAAGCCCCAGCCAGGCAAGGGCCCCCAGACCAAGAAAACCACCCCCAAGCCTGGGAAGACCACTACTCGTCCCACAGAGCAGCCCGACTCCAAATCCTCCCGCATCGCCAACGAGTACTGCTGGAAGAGCTTCCACGGCGTCTGCAGCTACTTCATCAGCTGGTTCCAAAACTGA